In Streptomyces sp. Li-HN-5-11, the sequence CCGTGCGACGGCGACGACGTGGCGGAGATCGTGGGGGTGGAGCGGCCGGAGACGACGACGGACTGCGTGCCCGCCGTGATGTTGTTCGAGCACACCACGATGACGGTGTACGTGCCCGGGCGCACGCTCTGCCACGCGGCGGACTGGCTGATGTTGGTCCCTGTCAGCGCCACCTGGCGTCCCTGGGAGAAGTTCGCCTGACCCCTGCTGAGCAGCGAGGCCGTGCCCCAGCTGCCGTCGACGAGGGTGCACGTGCTGGTGGTGACCGAGACCGTGGAGCCGCTGGCGCTCACCGAGATGCCCGGCCCGGCGTGGGCCGGGCCTCCGGCGAGACCGAGGGCGAGCAGGGCGGCGACCGCCGTGGGGGGACCGGAGCGGAGAAGCGGCTGGCGGAGGAGTGGCTGGGTGTGGGGCATGGGACTGTCCTCCGGCGGCACGGTCGGCGGTCCATCCGATGTGCCGCCGGAGATAGGGAATCGCCCGTGCTGCCTCAGAGGCAGCCAACGTCTCCCGGCCGCCGCCCGCATCGGGCGCGCACCCGGCCGGGTGACGGATTCCTCCGTCCGGCGCAGTACGCCGCTGAGCCGAAGGGACGGCGGGCCGTCCGGCACGGGCGTACGGGAGGGCCGCCCGTTGGTGACCGCCGGGGGAGTTACGTATGCTGAAGTTCCTCCTGGCTGAACTCCCACGCGGGACTCCGGAGTTCACGCCGTGGCGCGGACCGCTGTCGTCGCTGATGCCGCGCCGGCACGGGTGGCCGCAGGCCGGTCCGGCCTCCGGCCACCCGCTCCAAGGGTTACGGGCCATGCGCCCTCCGGTCCCTTAACGTGGCTCGCATGATCGAATTCAGCCCCCTGGGATGAATGCCCGTCAGTCGCCCTGAGGAGAGGGTTCCGCATCGTGCGTGTCCAGTCGCTGACGCTCGCCGCGGCGAGCGCCGCCCTGATCGCTCCGACGACGATTCCCCCCGCCGCCGTGCCCTCCCGCCCTCGTGACAGGCCGGCGGCGCGCAGCGAGGGCGACGTACGCGCCGCCGACCTGCTGGCGCTGGTGCGTGACTGCGCGCCGGTCTCCCGCGGCCGCTACCGGCCCGATGCGGGCGCGCCCGCCACCATCCCGGTCTGCGGGCTGCGCGGTGCGGTCTTCTGGAAAGCCGACCTGGACATCGACTGCGACGGACGGCCCACGGCCCACTGCAACCGCCGGACCGACCCGCAGTTCTTCCCGGCCGCGGCCTACCAGCAGTCCGACGGCCGCCGCCTGAACGCCGAGCGCCTGCCCTACATCGTCCTGCCCGCGCCGAGCCGCATCTGGAACCACCGCGCCCAAGGGGTCGGCGGGGGATCGGTGGCGGCCGTCGTCTACCAGGGCCGGGTGCAGTACGCGGTCGTCGGCGACACCGGGCCGCGGGACCTCATCGGCGAGGCCTCGTACGCCACCGCCCGGCGC encodes:
- a CDS encoding glycoside hydrolase family 75 protein, which translates into the protein MRVQSLTLAAASAALIAPTTIPPAAVPSRPRDRPAARSEGDVRAADLLALVRDCAPVSRGRYRPDAGAPATIPVCGLRGAVFWKADLDIDCDGRPTAHCNRRTDPQFFPAAAYQQSDGRRLNAERLPYIVLPAPSRIWNHRAQGVGGGSVAAVVYQGRVQYAVVGDTGPRDLIGEASYATARRLRIPADPRGGGARSGVTYIVFEHARVSRLEDDAAAVETGKRLARRLVSQGTARSR